Within Peromyscus leucopus breed LL Stock chromosome 16_21, UCI_PerLeu_2.1, whole genome shotgun sequence, the genomic segment ATGGCAAGTTTTTGGGGCTCCGGGCGTATATTCGTAGGCAGATCAACCACATCTTCTACAGGTGAGGCAATGATTCCAAGCTTGGGAGAAGAGCATGCCCCTGCTGTGGTGGgatgggaacagaaaggcagggAGACTGCAGAATGCTGGAGGGGTAGTGTCGAGAGGACCTTCTTCCCTTAGGTTCATTTATGAGACCGAACATCACAATGGGATTGCCGAGCTCCTGGAGATCCTCGGCAGGTGAGTGGgagtgcagaggccatgggagatTGGGGGTGGGCACCGAGCTTGAATATGAAAGCCTTTGGTCCTAAAAACCTCCCTTGACTTCTAGCATCATCAATGGCTTTGCCTTGCCCCTTAAGGAAGAGCACAAGATGTTTCTCATCCGTGTCTTGCTTCCACTTCACAAGGTCAAGTCCCTGAGTGTATACCACCCTCAggtgagctgcctgcctctgaggaTCCCTTACCTGAGCATCAGAgacaaaggggagggagggattcCTGCTGACACACAAGGGTGGTGGTAGGGAATCCTCTACACCGCCCCTTCCGTTCTGGGATCGCATTTGTGACTGAGTGCTGAGGCTTCCTGAGAGCTGCATTTTCACTTCCGTCCTCTACCCTTTGCAGTTGGCATACTGCGTGGTACAGTTCCTGGAGAAGGAGAGCAGTCTCACCGAGCCGGTAAGTTCCCTTCTGGGGCCCCGGGCGGCAGTGCTTGCCCATCTCTACCTGTTGGGTGTTTCTGGTGTTGGTGACACTGGCCATCAACCCTAGGCTCGTACATCTCAGGTGTATCTCATATGACTGAGCAACACCCCCAGCTCCAGTCTGTAACTACCGAATGAGGTGTAAGTGGACGCCAGGACTGAGGAAGGTGGGTTCCTCTCAAGGGAGCCCAAACCTATATGCTCAGCGAACTGACTCAAGCCAGAGAAGCCATGTGGTTAGGTGAGGGTAGGTGTGGCTCAAGGCAATACAAGGCTTCCCGGAGAACTGAGCAGTGTTAGGAATTTTATCCTCACGTCTTCTTCACAGGTGATTGTGGGACTTCTCAAATTTTGGCCTAAGACCCACAGCCCCAAGGAAGTGATGTTTCTGAACGAGCTAGAGGAGATTCTGGATGTCATTGAACCCTCAGAATTCAGCAAAGTGATGGAGCCCCTCTTCCGCCAGCTTGCCAAGtgtgtctccagcccccacttccaGGTGAGGCCAGACCCGCTGTCTCCTGGACATGGCAGAGCAGGTCTTGAGGACGGCAGGGAGTGCCCACTGATTCCACTTCTCCTGGCCAGGTGGCAGAGCGCGCCCTCTACTATTGGAACAATGAGTACATCATGAGCCTGATCAGCGACAATGCGGCCCGAGTCCTCCCGATCATGTTTCCTGCACTCTATCGGAACTCCAAAAGCCACTGGAACAAGTAGGCCACCGAGTCTGGGCTGGTGGTGGGACCTGGGTTTCAAAGCTCTGAGGGTGTAGAACTCAAGAGACAGGAATTCACTGGCCACTCAGCAAGCAGAGCTGGTGCCCACCCAGTATTACTCAGTAGGTCCTTGAGGAGCTGCCTGGCAAGAATAGGTGCTAATGGGACATCCTTGCAGTACCAAATAGCTGACCTGTTGGATACCATAGCCTTGGAGACATTCTAGACTGGAGGCAACTGTGTGGTATGATGCGATATGCTTAAAAACCTGTGAGGAGTCCAAGCTGTAGAAGGCCTTCCTGCGGAAGGCAAGTTTAGTGTGGTGCGGACAGTCCTCCGGGTTCCCGGGAAGCCGGGGAGCACGAGCCAGGGAAAGCAAGCATAGGATTGCGGGGCCAGTATTTGTAAGGACCGTCAAGTGCTCTCAAAGCTCCATGGATTAGTCAAGAGTTAGCTGCTTCTGCGGTGTAGATGTTTGTGAGGGGAACAGGAAATGGAAAAGCTTTTGGCAGAGACACTTGGAAACAAGCAGTTGGGGTAGTGGCACTGGCGGCAGGCCCCGGTCTCGTGCACAACATCTTTCTCTGGATGGCAGGACAATCCATGGACTCATCTACAACGCCCTGAAGCTGTTCATGGAAATGAACCAGAAGCTCTTTGATGATTGTACACAACAGTACAAGGCAGAGAAGCAgaagtgagtctctctctctctctttttcctaagAGGATTGCTACTTTCTATCTCCAGCCTCCAGCTCACTGTCCCCAATTCCAACCTGACTGTTCCTTCCCACAGGGGCCGGTTCcgaatgaaggaaagagaggaaatgtggcaGAAGATCGAGGAGCTGGCACGGCTCAATCCCCAGGTGAGGCTTTTCTGCCAGCGCCCTAACCAGGCGGTCCTTTAGAGTTGGGGagactcaggaggatgaggcacaCGGCTCTGAAGTGCTCACTGTGTGCCCGTACCCCGCCCTCTCAGTACCCTATGTTCCGGGCTCCTCCACCACTGCCCCCTGTGTACTCCATGGAGACGGAGACCCCCACAGCAGAGGACATCCAGCTTCTCAAGAGGACAGTGGAAACAGAGGCTGTGCAGGTGAGAGGGCACCAGGGGCAAGGGTCAGGTTGGCAGAGCACTAACAGTtctaggaggcagaggcgagaGGCCAGCAGAACCAAACAGAGGAGCAAGGGGCGTTTCTTGGGAACCGGTCACCACGGCCTTCTCCCTTGTCCATCCCCAGATGCTAAAGGACATCAAGAAGGAGAAAGTGCTGCTGCGGAGGAAGTCGGAGCTGCCACAGGACGTGTACACCATCAAGGCACTAGAGGCACACAAGCGGGCAGAAGAGTTCCTGACTGCTAGCCAGGAGGCTCtctgacccctccccttcccacaggGTCACAGCCCACTCAGCCCTGGGACGCAGCCCGGCCCTCCACCCTCTGCTCCTTATTGGCTGACCTGGGGCAAAACAGCACCTCTCTGGCTACTCTAGAGGATGCAGGCACTGGAAGCAGGGATGCCCAGAGggctccctcttctcccctaAATGTGTTCATGCCTCCCTGTGGCTAGTACAGACAGGCTGAGCACTGAGTGCTCAGTGCTTAGACAACCTGGGGGTGCCTGTCCCCCTGCTCCTAACCCCACAGCTACCTGAAACTGTTctgagaaacacaaacacaggaaTTACATgctcctctcctgtccccttcGTCCTCATGTGAACCTGAGGTGTCTCTCCTCTCCACCGCAGGGTAAAGCAGGAGATTGTCACCAAAGTTACATCGAGCTCCATTGGCCCCTGGAGTGAAGAGCTGGAGGGACCAACCCCCAGCAGCACAAACAGGCCCCTAGCCCTAGCATTATGCAGGCAGGGGGTGGTGGTGTATTACCCCCTTATCCTCTGCCTAACCAGGACAGCACAGAGGTCAAAAAAGTATATACGGACACTAGATGAACACAGGGCCCCGTGGGCCAAGGTGGGGAGAATGAACCATCTACTTTGCCCCTTTGGCAAGCAGCAGTCCTGGGATCACAAATATGGAAGGGACCACCCTGTGGCTGACTGCTTTCCTTTGTGCTGTTGGTTCCAAAGCTATGAAGAAGGAAGCAGGAGCAGTGCCCCAAGATGGCTCCCTGCAACACCTATTTATTCCTTGTTTATGCTGATGCTGGGCAGGCCCTCCCTGTACCCTTTGGGCACTCAGAAAAGCAAGGACGGGGAGGGCTGGACCAGGTTCAGGGGCACAGGCAGTGCGTGCGGCTTTTGGCTGTGTACATAGGGTGCTTTATTCTCCACAGAGTGATACATGCTGAGGTGGGTTGGGCTTGGGCCAATGTCCCCATATGTACAGAACTGAATAAAGTGGGTCTCTGAGAGGTCTGATTTGCCTTGATGTGAAAAGGGACACGGGGAGGTGGATGGTAAAACCAGACTTGTGTTAGTCCTGTGCTGGTCCTGGCTTGGAGCGTAGGGAGCCGGGCAGCTCTGTGGTTACTTCCAGGCAGGGGACGCCTGCCGGGCTTGGAGGGCTTTCTGAACCACATCTTCCCACTGAGCATCCGATATCTCGCGAGCCCAGGCGGGCACCCCCGGTGCAGGCAGGCTCACTCCTGCCATGGTCCTTTTGACCAGCTCCACGTGTTCTGAAAGCACAGCCGCAGGCTGGTTAGGGGACAAAGACAACGGGGGTCGCCAGTCCCACACTGCAGCCAGGTCTACCCACCCCCAACCCGAGCTGAAGGGCATTTCACCCGGACCCTGAAGTCTGCAAACCACCTTCTGAAGAGTAAGGTGGTCCTCTAGCTCTTCTTACCGGTTCTAAACCAGTCTACTTCCTTCATAATTATTCCCAAATGAAAGCATGCGCTTTTTTACCTGGGTCCATGGGGATAGAGCTGTGGCTGCTCAATGCTGCAGCTccctcctcatcttcatcctcactCTCTAATGGTGGGTCTGGCAAATGAAGCCCCAGGGCCTGCGGAACCAGAGAGATCATTTGCGTCCAACTTTTGGTAGTTCTGTTTCAGCTGCTTAGGAACTGTTCCTCCACCATACCTGGATCCGATCTTGGATGTCAGCAGCTCCATCTTCTCCCTCACCCACTGGGGCCAGCTCCACCTCTTCTTGTTCAGGATCTTGGTTGAGGGGCTGGTAGGAGTAGCCTGCTGGGCctgctcctgt encodes:
- the Mea1 gene encoding male-enhanced antigen 1 isoform X3, whose product is MAAVVLGGDTMGPERIFPNQTEDLGPHQGPTEGTGDWSSEEPEEEQEETGAGPAGYSYQPLNQDPEQEEVELAPVGEGEDGAADIQDRIQALGLHLPDPPLESEDEDEEGAAALSSHSSIPMDPEHVELVKRTMAGVSLPAPGVPAWAREISDAQWEDVVQKALQARQASPAWK
- the Mea1 gene encoding male-enhanced antigen 1 isoform X2, with protein sequence MAEAGQEADFSSSLASVLGTGRGWRTKSHTTSCPAGSEAPARMAAVVLGGDTMGPERIFPNQTEDLGPHQGPTEGTGDWSSEEPEEEQEETGAGPAGYSYQPLNQDPEQEEVELAPVGEGEDGAADIQDRIQALGLHLPDPPLESEDEDEEGAAALSSHSSIPMDPEHVELVKRTMAGVSLPAPGVPAWAREISDAQWEDVVQKALQARQASPAWK
- the Mea1 gene encoding male-enhanced antigen 1 isoform X1, which encodes MAEAGQEADFSSSLASVLGTGRGWRTKSHTTSCPAGSEGAGPAVGSERVRRKETATPRISGGAPARMAAVVLGGDTMGPERIFPNQTEDLGPHQGPTEGTGDWSSEEPEEEQEETGAGPAGYSYQPLNQDPEQEEVELAPVGEGEDGAADIQDRIQALGLHLPDPPLESEDEDEEGAAALSSHSSIPMDPEHVELVKRTMAGVSLPAPGVPAWAREISDAQWEDVVQKALQARQASPAWK
- the Ppp2r5d gene encoding serine/threonine-protein phosphatase 2A 56 kDa regulatory subunit delta isoform isoform X1 is translated as MPYKLKKDKQEPPKLAKGTAKPSSSSKDGGGENADEAQPQPQSQPPSSNKRPSNSTPPPTQLSKIKYSGGPQIVKKERRQSSSRFNLSKNRELQKLPALKDSPTQEREELFIQKLRQCCVLFDFVSDPLSDLKFKEVKRAGLNEMVEYITHSRDVVTEAIYPEAVTMFSVNLFRTLPPSSNPTGAEFDPEEDEPTLEAAWPHLQLVYEFFLRFLESPDFQPNIAKKYIDQKFVLALLDLFDSEDPRERDFLKTILHRIYGKFLGLRAYIRRQINHIFYRFIYETEHHNGIAELLEILGSIINGFALPLKEEHKMFLIRVLLPLHKVKSLSVYHPQLAYCVVQFLEKESSLTEPVIVGLLKFWPKTHSPKEVMFLNELEEILDVIEPSEFSKVMEPLFRQLAKCVSSPHFQVAERALYYWNNEYIMSLISDNAARVLPIMFPALYRNSKSHWNKTIHGLIYNALKLFMEMNQKLFDDCTQQYKAEKQKGRFRMKEREEMWQKIEELARLNPQYPMFRAPPPLPPVYSMETETPTAEDIQLLKRTVETEAVQMLKDIKKEKVLLRRKSELPQDVYTIKALEAHKRAEEFLTASQEAL
- the Ppp2r5d gene encoding serine/threonine-protein phosphatase 2A 56 kDa regulatory subunit delta isoform isoform X2 produces the protein MPYKLKKDKEPPKLAKGTAKPSSSSKDGGGENADEAQPQPQSQPPSSNKRPSNSTPPPTQLSKIKYSGGPQIVKKERRQSSSRFNLSKNRELQKLPALKDSPTQEREELFIQKLRQCCVLFDFVSDPLSDLKFKEVKRAGLNEMVEYITHSRDVVTEAIYPEAVTMFSVNLFRTLPPSSNPTGAEFDPEEDEPTLEAAWPHLQLVYEFFLRFLESPDFQPNIAKKYIDQKFVLALLDLFDSEDPRERDFLKTILHRIYGKFLGLRAYIRRQINHIFYRFIYETEHHNGIAELLEILGSIINGFALPLKEEHKMFLIRVLLPLHKVKSLSVYHPQLAYCVVQFLEKESSLTEPVIVGLLKFWPKTHSPKEVMFLNELEEILDVIEPSEFSKVMEPLFRQLAKCVSSPHFQVAERALYYWNNEYIMSLISDNAARVLPIMFPALYRNSKSHWNKTIHGLIYNALKLFMEMNQKLFDDCTQQYKAEKQKGRFRMKEREEMWQKIEELARLNPQYPMFRAPPPLPPVYSMETETPTAEDIQLLKRTVETEAVQMLKDIKKEKVLLRRKSELPQDVYTIKALEAHKRAEEFLTASQEAL